The following coding sequences lie in one Phragmites australis chromosome 8, lpPhrAust1.1, whole genome shotgun sequence genomic window:
- the LOC133926986 gene encoding phospholipase D alpha 2 produces MAHLLLHGILDATILEADHLTNPTRATGGAPGIFRKFVEGFEETLGLGQGSTRLYATVDLGRARVGRTRVIAGDPVNPRWYEAFHIYCAHFAADVVFSVKAAQPISATLIGRAYLPVRDLLAGQEIDRWLDILDATKRPLSHGPKIRVRLRFRDVAADRRGWDRGVGSARYPGVPYTFFSQRPGCRITLYQDAHTPDAFAPRIPLAGGRSYEPGRCWEDVFDAISNARHLIYITGWSVYTEITLVRDGSRPRPGGDATLGELLKRKASEGVRVLMLVWDDRTSVESLGMKWGFMQTHDAATAEYFLGSEVQCVLCPRNPDAGSSAVMSAQISYMITHHQKIVVVDHEMPVRHSDRRRIVSFVGGLDLCDGRYDTQFHSLFRTLDTAHHKDFHQPNLDGASIDKGGPREPWHDIHAKIEGPAAWDVLYNFEQRWRKQGGDKDLLVDLKALTDLIIPPSPVMFPDDQETWNVQLFRSIDGGACFGFPNTPEAAAQSGLVSGKNNVLDRSIQDAYIHAIRRAKHFIYIENQYFIGSSFAWKADGIKPEEIEALHLIPKELSLKIVSKIEACEHFAVYVVLPMWPEGPPAGTSVQAILDWQRRTMEMMYYDISVALEAKRIDANPRDYLTFFCLGNREEKMSGEYEPAGHPLDETDYARAQKARRFMIYVHSKMMIVDDEYIIVGSANINQRSMDGGRDSEIAMGAYQPCHLNTKGQVARGQVHGFRMSLWYEHLGMLHDDFLNPGSLECVQRVNKMADKYWDLYANDNLNDDLPGHLLRYPVAVTKEGTVTELPGAKFFPDTQALVLGAKSKNLPPILTT; encoded by the exons ATGGCGCACCTGCTGCTGCACGGCATCCTCGACGCCACAATTTTGGAGGCCGACCACCTCACCAACCCCACCCGCGCCACCGGCGGTGCGCCCGGGATCTTCCGCAAG TTCGTGGAAGGGTTCGAGGAGACGCTCGGGCTCGGCCAGGGCTCGACGCGGCTGTACGCGACGGTGGACCTCGGCCGGGCGCGCGTCGGCCGGACGCGGGTCATCGCCGGCGACCCGGTGAACCCGCGGTGGTACGAGGCGTTCCACATATACTGCGCGCACTTCGCGGCcgacgtcgtcttctccgtcaaGGCCGCGCAGCCCATCAGCGCCACGCTCATCGGCCGCGCCTACCTCCCTGTCCGGGACCTCCTCGCCGGCCAGGAGATCGACCGCTGGCTCGACATCCTTGACGCCACCAAGAGGCCGCTCTCGCACGGGCCAAAGATACGGGTGCGGCTGCGGTTCCGCGACGTGGCCGCCGACCGCCGCGGGTGGGACCGGGGCGTTGGCAGCGCACGGTACCCCGGTGTGCCGTACACCTTCTTCTCGCAGCGGCCTGGGTGCAGGATCACACTTTACCAGGACGCGCACACGCCCGACGCGTTCGCGCCCAGGATCCCGCTCGCCGGCGGCCGGAGCTACGAACCGGGCAGGTGCTGGGAGGACGTGTTCGACGCCATCAGCAACGCGCGCCACCTGATCTACATCACCGGCTGGTCGGTGTACACCGAGATAACGCTGGTGCGGGACGGCTCACGGCCGCGCCCCGGCGGCGACGCCACACTCGGCGAGCTCCTGAAGCGCAAGGCAAGCGAGGGCGTGCGCGTGCTCATGCTGGTGTGGGACGACCGCACCTCCGTCGAGTCCCTCGGCATGAAGTGGGGTTTCATGCAGACGCACGACGCAGCGACTGCGGAGTACTTCCTCGGCAGCGAAGTGCAGTGCGTCCTCTGCCCCCGCAACCCCGATGCCGGCAGCAGCGCCGTCATGAGTGCACAGATCTCCTACATGATCACCCACCACCAGAAGATCGTCGTTGTCGACCACGAAATGCCAGTGAGGCACAGCGACCGCCGCCGCATCGTCAGCTTTGTAGGTGGCCTAGACCTCTGCGACGGCCGCTACGACACGCAGTTCCACTCCCTGTTCCGGACGCTGGACACGGCGCACCACAAGGACTTCCACCAGCCCAACCTCGATGGTGCGTCCATCGACAAGGGTGGGCCGAGGGAGCCATGGCATGACATCCACGCCAAGATCGAAGGTCCGGCTGCGTGGGACGTGCTCTACAACTTTGAGCAGCGGTGGAGGAAACAAGGAGGCGACAAGGACCTCCTCGTCGACCTCAAAGCCTTGACAGACCTGATCATACCGCCGTCGCCGGTGATGTTCCCTGACGACCAGGAGACATGGAACGTGCAGCTCTTCCGGTCCATTGATGGTGGGGCGTGCTTCGGCTTCCCCAACACCCCAGAGGCCGCAGCTCAATCTGGCCTTGTCAGTGGCAAGAACAATGTCCTTGACAGGAGCATCCAGGATGCCTACATCCATGCCATACGCCGTGCCAAGCACTTTATCTACATCGAGAACCAGTACTTTATCGGCAGTTCTTTCGCGTGGAAAGCCGACGGCATTAAGCCAGAGGAGATTGAAGCATTGCATCTGATCCCCAAAGAGCTGTCACTGAAGATTGTGAGCAAGATTGAAGCCTGTGAACATTTTGCAGTTTACGTCGTGCTGCCAATGTGGCCAGAAGGTCCTCCTGCTGGTACATCCGTGCAGGCAATACTGGACTGGCAGAGGAGGACGATGGAGATGATGTACTATGACATTTCCGTTGCACTTGAGGCTAAGAGAATTGACGCTAACCCGAGGGATTACCTTACATTCTTCTGCTTGGGGAACAGAGAGGAGAAGATGAGTGGCGAGTATGAACCTGCAGGTCACCCATTGGATGAGACAGACTACGCTCGGGCGCAGAAAGCACGGCGCTTCATGATCTACGTTCACTCCAAGATGATGATAG TCGACGACGAGTACATAATTGTTGGATCTGCCAACATCAACCAGCGGTCAATGGACGGGGGCAGAGACTCTGAAATCGCCATGGGTGCATACCAGCCATGTCACCTGAACACCAAAGGCCAGGTCGCCAGAGGGCAGGTCCATGGCTTCCGGATGTCGCTGTGGTACGAGCACCTCGGCATGCTGCACGACGATTTCCTGAACCCGGGGAGCCTGGAGTGCGTTCAGAGGGTGAACAAGATGGCTGACAAGTACTGGGACCTCTACGCCAACGACAACCTCAACGATGACCTTCCTGGACACCTGCTTAGATACCCGGTTGCTGTCACAAAGGAGGGCACGGTGACAGAGCTCCCGGGGGCAAAATTCTTTCCCGACACACAGGCGCTGGTGCTTGGGGCGAAATCTAAAAACCTACCTCCTATTCTTACTACCTAG
- the LOC133926987 gene encoding calcium-dependent mitochondrial ATP-magnesium/phosphate carrier protein 2-like isoform X2, with product MKYPCVIERLLFAGIEINDEELARFVEHVDKDNNGIITFEEWRDFLLLYPNEVTIENIYHHWERVCLVDIGEQAAIPEGISKHVSASKYLIAGGIAGAASRTVTAPLDRLKVIMQVQTTRTTVMHAIKDIWAKGGMLGFFRGNGLNVVKVAPESAIRFYAYEMLKEYIMKCKGENKSEVGASERLVAGGLAGAVAQAAIYPIDLVKTRLQTYSCEGGKVPRIGALSRDIWMHEGPRAFYRGLVPSLLGIVPYAGIDLAVYETLKDVSKTYILKDSDPGPLVQLGCGTVSGALGATCVYPLQVIRTRLQAQQANSESAYRGMSDVFWRTLQHEGISGFYKGILPNLLKVVPAASITYLVYEAMKKNLSLD from the exons ATGAAGTACCCTTGTGTGATTGAACG TTTGCTGTTTGCAGGTATAGAGATTAATGATGAGGAGCTGGCAAGATTTGTTGAGCATGTGGACAAAGACAACAATGGGATAATTACTTTTGAAGAATGGAGGGACTTTCTTTTGCTTTATCCTAATGAAGTAACCATTGAGAACATTTATCATCACTGGGAAAGAGTCTGCCTTGTTGATATTGGTGAACAGGCTGCTATACCAGAAGGCATAAGTAAGCACGTCAGCGCAAGCAAATATCTGATTGCCGGAGGGATTGCTGGTGCAGCATCTCGTACTGTAACTGCACCTCTGGATCGCCTTAAAGTGATCATGCAAGTACAAACAACGCGCACTACAGTCATGCACGCAATTAAAGATATCTGGGCTAAGGGTGGTATGCTGGGATTTTTTAGAGGGAATGGATTGAATGTTGTAAAAGTCGCTCCAGAAAGTGCAATAAGATTTTATGCTTATGAAATGTTAAAAGAATATATTATGAAGTGCAAAGGAGAAAATAAGAGTGAAGTTGGTGCTTCTGAACGTCTCGTTGCTGGTGGTTTAGCTGGTGCAGTGGCCCAAGCAGCAATTTACCCTATAGATTTAGTAAAGACACGTCTACAGACTTATTCATGTGAGGGTGGTAAAGTTCCTAGAATTGGTGCACTGTCAAGGGATATTTGGATGCATGAAGGTCCTCGAGCATTTTATAGAGGTCTTGTTCCATCTTTGCTTGGTATTGTGCCTTATGCTGGAATTGATCTTGCTGTATATGAGACTTTGAAAGATGTATCAAAGACATATATACTGAAGGACAGTG ATCCTGGTCCTCTAGTACAATTGGGCTGTGGGACTGTCTCTGGGGCTCTAGGAGCGACATGTGTTTACCCTCTACAGGTTATCAGAACAAG ACTGCAAGCTCAGCAAGCCAATTCAGAATCTGCCTATAGAGGAATGTCTGATGTATTCTGGAGAACCCTACAGCATGAGGGTATTTCTGGATTCTACAAAGGAATTCTACCGAATCTCCTTAAAGTGGTGCCCGCTGCAAGTATCACCTATCTAGTGTATGAGGCGATGAAGAAAAATCTCTCTCTTGATTAA
- the LOC133926987 gene encoding calcium-dependent mitochondrial ATP-magnesium/phosphate carrier protein 2-like isoform X1: MPGAAAHAVEPRGANPAASPPLVAAAAAGRGGCEPVRKAGPVTMEHVLLALHETEAEREARIRDMFGFFDTAGCGQLDYAQIEAGLAALQVPTECKYARELLRACDRDRDGRVGYDDFRRYMDDKELELYRIFQAIDVEHNGCILPEELWDALVKAGIEINDEELARFVEHVDKDNNGIITFEEWRDFLLLYPNEVTIENIYHHWERVCLVDIGEQAAIPEGISKHVSASKYLIAGGIAGAASRTVTAPLDRLKVIMQVQTTRTTVMHAIKDIWAKGGMLGFFRGNGLNVVKVAPESAIRFYAYEMLKEYIMKCKGENKSEVGASERLVAGGLAGAVAQAAIYPIDLVKTRLQTYSCEGGKVPRIGALSRDIWMHEGPRAFYRGLVPSLLGIVPYAGIDLAVYETLKDVSKTYILKDSDPGPLVQLGCGTVSGALGATCVYPLQVIRTRLQAQQANSESAYRGMSDVFWRTLQHEGISGFYKGILPNLLKVVPAASITYLVYEAMKKNLSLD; this comes from the exons atGCCCGGCGCCGCGGCCCACGCGGTAGAACCCCGGGGCGCCAACCCCGCAGCCTCCCCACCCCTtgtggcggccgcggcggcggggagagGCGGGTGCGAGCCGGTGCGGAAGGCGGGGCCCGTGACCATGGAGCACGTGCTCCTCGCGCTGCACGAGACGGAGGCGGAGCGGGAGGCGCGGATCCGCGACATGTTCGGCTTCTTCGACACCGCGGGCTGCGGGCAGCTCGACTACGCGCAGATCGAGGCTGGGCTGGCGGCGCTGCAGGTGCCCACCGAGTGCAAGTACGCGCGGGAGCTGCTCCGCGCCTGCGACCGCGACCGCGATGGTCGCGTCGGCTACGATGACTTCCGCCGCTACATGGACGACAAGGAGCTCGAGCTCTACCGCATCTTCCAGGCCATCGACGTCGAGCACAACGGCTGCATCCTCCCCGAGGAGCTCTGGGACGCGCTCGTCAAGGCTG GTATAGAGATTAATGATGAGGAGCTGGCAAGATTTGTTGAGCATGTGGACAAAGACAACAATGGGATAATTACTTTTGAAGAATGGAGGGACTTTCTTTTGCTTTATCCTAATGAAGTAACCATTGAGAACATTTATCATCACTGGGAAAGAGTCTGCCTTGTTGATATTGGTGAACAGGCTGCTATACCAGAAGGCATAAGTAAGCACGTCAGCGCAAGCAAATATCTGATTGCCGGAGGGATTGCTGGTGCAGCATCTCGTACTGTAACTGCACCTCTGGATCGCCTTAAAGTGATCATGCAAGTACAAACAACGCGCACTACAGTCATGCACGCAATTAAAGATATCTGGGCTAAGGGTGGTATGCTGGGATTTTTTAGAGGGAATGGATTGAATGTTGTAAAAGTCGCTCCAGAAAGTGCAATAAGATTTTATGCTTATGAAATGTTAAAAGAATATATTATGAAGTGCAAAGGAGAAAATAAGAGTGAAGTTGGTGCTTCTGAACGTCTCGTTGCTGGTGGTTTAGCTGGTGCAGTGGCCCAAGCAGCAATTTACCCTATAGATTTAGTAAAGACACGTCTACAGACTTATTCATGTGAGGGTGGTAAAGTTCCTAGAATTGGTGCACTGTCAAGGGATATTTGGATGCATGAAGGTCCTCGAGCATTTTATAGAGGTCTTGTTCCATCTTTGCTTGGTATTGTGCCTTATGCTGGAATTGATCTTGCTGTATATGAGACTTTGAAAGATGTATCAAAGACATATATACTGAAGGACAGTG ATCCTGGTCCTCTAGTACAATTGGGCTGTGGGACTGTCTCTGGGGCTCTAGGAGCGACATGTGTTTACCCTCTACAGGTTATCAGAACAAG ACTGCAAGCTCAGCAAGCCAATTCAGAATCTGCCTATAGAGGAATGTCTGATGTATTCTGGAGAACCCTACAGCATGAGGGTATTTCTGGATTCTACAAAGGAATTCTACCGAATCTCCTTAAAGTGGTGCCCGCTGCAAGTATCACCTATCTAGTGTATGAGGCGATGAAGAAAAATCTCTCTCTTGATTAA